A window of the Penaeus monodon isolate SGIC_2016 chromosome 38, NSTDA_Pmon_1, whole genome shotgun sequence genome harbors these coding sequences:
- the LOC119596789 gene encoding uncharacterized protein LOC119596789 — MSTFNIIDIVKTAKDAGISPTDINTLVAPEEAEKRRQHELELAKLGIGNQGSVVNASRSPYPDLNLPNFCEGKDDIHDYLVRFEKIAELQNWGVERYHVYLGAHLTGKALKTYINLPSKILSSYELVKDALLKTYCLGAESYRKRFRESKVNDTESYVQLVTRMEQYLRNWISLSEVKENFDDLCDFLVRDQLLSNCSLDMRVFLKERLFDNILDMAQAADRFRAAHHNTRARKTFSVREETSERRDAKSEVVCHNCRSTGHIRPNCPELKRSRSGSSKVNFVFESDLTPQNSVTDDATLFNKPVNALFDSGCSTIIVKDSLIPPHVKRRKTITLYDYLGVGKTFPEIRCFIKSRFLTGWVNAVAAPIKFTDVLIGMVPGVKIPALDLTVKTNNGNTSTINHDFASADDQVMRVQTRGGKIADLARPHALNVPELIIKDITKRELMDEQGKCVTLKDIRSKVERGNTVSVKHRTVKYEKDNDLIYRICVKSKNENEIGMKQLVVPHKFRHAILSTAHDSPVAGHFSHRKTSEKIFYKFFWPGAGADVKRFCRSCSLCQRSSPKGKVKKVPLVSMPVINEPFARVAIDLVGPLSPSERGHRYILTLIDCATRFPEAVPLRSIDTVTVAENLIDIFSRVGIPKEILSDRGTQFKSDLMNKINRLLCVKALYTSPYHACCNGTVERFHAVLKSMLKKLCIEQPQNWDRYIPSVLFAYREIPNDTLKFSPFELLYGRRVRGPLTILYELWTNDNLDSNVKNAYQYVLDLRAKLEESAQLASSHANLNSKLYRTYFDRGAKARSLAVGDEVLVLLPTTHNKLTMQWKGPYPVIKRHDNGVDYLIKVKGKTKLYHINMMKKFIKREKNEMPKVCQICVIDDDPASDDTCDVSVMSNSVTNFNTGPDLKSDQVKELRNLLDKYQDVFSEKPGLTSSVTHDIKLTTTEPVHRKPYTIPHHLIKPFEAEVQRMKELGVIEASDSPYCSPVVLVKKSNNTWRFCVDFRALNDVSQFDAEPMPSMDEALGHFTSDKFFTELDLCRGYWQIPLSERSKPYTAFATKYDIMFPINVLLRKYSSNVLIWNDEQIASVNLLKEKLINAPILTLPDHNKPFFLRTDASDTGLGAILLQEINGELMPIAYASRTLLDREMRYAVIERECLAIVWGIEKYKCYLYGKEFYLQTDQQPLTYLRNMKNSNGRLMRWSLALQAYSFIIQYIKGVNNVGADLLSRCPFLDPGLSFDNSEHYYYPLLSAYYHHSLVQIIHPEVAAGNPPPILSRLLSTDITSPLMFILVESPSLSDHINPPVNIGIVGVKAMLPNTAAPQLNAHYVPNLVIIDQTALQVCQFTFILHLYVNMTVEEASDAISST; from the exons ATGTCAACTTtcaatataatagatattgtaAAGACCGCCAAAGATGCGGGAATTTCCCCAACAGATATCAATACTTTAGTTGCTC CCGAAGAAGCGGAGAAGAGACGCCAACATGAGCTAGAATTGGCTAAATTAGGCATCGGAAACCAAGGCTCCGTAGTTAATGCGAGTCGGTCTCCTTATCCAGATTTGAATTTGCCAAACTTTTGTGAGGGCAAAgatgatattcatgattatcTTGTACGTTTTGAGAAGATTGCGGAATTACAGAATTGGGGGGTAGAACGTTATCATGTTTACCTTGGAGCCCATTTGACAGGGAAAGCCTTAAAAACTTATATTAATTTGCCTAGTAAGATTCTATCTTCCTACGAATTGGTTAAGGATGCTTTACTTAAAACTTATTGCTTAGGTGCTGAGTCTTATCGTAAGAGATTCCGGGAAAGCAAAGTAAACGACACAGAGTCGTATGTTCAATTAGTCACTAGAATGGAACAGTACCTAAGAAATTGGATAAGTCTTAGTGAGGTAAAAGAGAATTTCGATGACCTTTGCGACTTTCTTGTTAGAGACCAATTGCTAAGCAATTGCTCTTTAGATATGCGGGTTTTCTTAAAAGAAAGATTATTTGACAACATTCTTGATATGGCTCAAGCTGCTGATAGATTCAGAGCTGCGCATCACAATACTAGAGCGAGGAAGACTTTCTCTGTGAGAGAAGAAACGAGCGAAAGGCGCGACGCCAAATCCGAAGTAGTGTGTCACAACTGCAGATCAACGGGGCACATTCGACCTAACTGTCCTGAATTAAAACGATCGCGGTCGGGGTCATCAAAGGTTAACTTTGTTTTTGAATCGGATCTTACTCCGCAGAACAGTGTCACCGACGATGCGACTCTGTTTAATAAACCCGTTAATGCTCTCTTTGATTCAGGATGTTCAACTATTATAGTTAAAGATTCGCTGATTCCCCCGCATGTAAAACGAAGAAAGACAATTACACTGTATGATTACCTTGGTGTCGGCAAGACTTTTCCCGAAATACGGTGCTTCATAAAGAGTAGATTTTTGACTGGATGGGTGAATGCTGTCGCGGCTCCCATCAAATTCACAGACGTATTAATCGGAATGGTACCCGGGGTCAAGATACCAGCATTAGATTTAACTGTTAAAACTAATAACGGCAATACCTCAACCATTAACCATGACTTTGCAAGTGCTGATGACCAAGTAATGAGAGTCCAGACTCGAGGAGGTAAAATAGCTGACCTTGCTAGACCTCATGCCTTAAATGTACCAGAATTGATAATTAAGGATATCACAAAACGGGAACTGATGGACGAACAAGGCAAATGCGTAACTCTAAAAGATATAAGGtcaaaagtagagagagggaatacAGTAAGTGTCAAACATAGAACGGTAAAATATGAGAAGGACAATGATCTCATTTATAGAATTTGcgttaaaagtaaaaatgaaaatgagattggTATGAAGCAATTAGTTGTCCCTCATAAGTTCAGACATGCCATTTTGTCAACCGCACATGATTCCCCTGTTGCCGGACACTTTTCACATCGTAAAACATctgaaaagatattttataaattctTCTGGCCAGGCGCGGGTGCCGATGTGAAGCGATTTTGTCGTTCATGTTCACTATGCCAGAGATCTTCCCctaaaggaaaagtaaagaaagtaCCATTAGTGTCCATGCCCGTGATAAATGAACCGTTTGCTCGCGTTGCCATAGATCTCGTAGGCCCGTTATCACCTTCAGAAAGAGGTCACCGGTATATCTTGACCTTAATAGACTGCGCTACTCGTTTCCCTGAAGCTGTCCCTCTACGCAGTATAGATACAGTAACCGTCGCAGAAAATCTAATTGACATATTTTCACGTGTCGGTATCCCTAAAGAAATATTGTCAGACCGAGGCACGCAGTTTAAATCTGACCTcatgaataagataaatagacTTTTATGTGTTAAGGCTCTCTATACGAGCCCGTATCACGCATGTTGCAATGGTACAGTAGAAAGATTTCACGCAGTTTTGAAATCTATGTTAAAGAAACTATGTATAGAACAACCACAAAACTGGGACCGATACATCCCCTCAGTGCTATTTGCCTACCGCGAAATTCCAAATGACACTTTGAAGTTTTCTCCTTTCGAACTGTTGTATGGCCGTAGGGTTCGTGGACCGCTTACAATCCTGTATGAATTGTGGACCAACGATAATCTGGATAGCAATGTAAAAAACGCTTATCAGTATGTGTTAGATCTCAGAGCTAAATTAGAGGAATCTGCTCAGTTAGCATCATCTCATGCTAACCTCAATAGTAAGCTATATAGAACTTATTTCGATCGCGGCGCTAAAGCACGCTCTCTCGCCGTTGGCGACGAAGTGCTCGTTCTGCTTCCTACGACACATAACAAGCTCACTATGCAGTGGAAAGGCCCATACCCCGTGATTAAACGTCACGATAACGGCGTAGATTACTTGATTAAAGTAAAGGGTAAAACTAAACTTTACCATATTAACATGATGAAAAAgttcattaaaagggaaaaaaatgaaatgcccaAAGTTTGCCAGATATGTGTAATAGACGATGATCCTGCTAGTGATGACACGTGCGATGTATCTGTAATGAGTAATTCGGTAACTAATTTCAATACAGGTCCAGATCTAAAATCTGATCAAGTAAAAGAATTACGAAATCTACTTGATAAATATCAAGATGTATTCTCAGAGAAGCCTGGATTAACTAGCTCAGTAACGCACGATATAAAATTGACTACCACCGAACCCGTACACCGCAAACCTTACACGATTCCCCACCATTTGATTAAACCATTCGAGGCGGAAGTACAAAGAATGAAAGAACTTGGAGTGATCGAAGCATCCGATTCGCCGTACTGTTCGCCCGTTGTTCTCGTTAAAAAGTCAAATAACACTTGGAGGTTCTGTGTTGATTTTCGAGCTCTAAACGATGTTAGTCAATTTGATGCTGAGCCGATGCCTTCTATGGACGAAGCACTGGGGCATTTTACGTCCGATAAATTTTTCACAGAACTCGATTTGTGTCGAGGCTATTGGCAAATCCCCTTAAGTGAACGATCTAAGCCATATACTGCTTTTGCAACCAAGTATG ATATAATGTTCCCCATTAATGTCTTACTGAGAAAATACAGTAGCAATGTGCTAATATGGAATGATGAACAGATTGCAAGTGTTAATTTATTGAAGGAGAAACTAATTAACGCCCCAATTCTTACGTTGCCAGATCATAACAAGCCATTTTTCTTAAGAACGGATGCTTCTGACACGGGTTTAGGTGCAATCCTTCTGCAGGAAATAAACGGCGAATTAATGCCTATTGCCTATGCCAGCCGCACGCTATTAGACCGCGAGATGCGTTACGCAGTTATAGAACGCGAATGCCTCGCTATAGTTTGGGGAATAGAAAAATATAAGTGTTATTTATATGGTAAAGAATTCTATCTACAAACAGATCAACAGCCATTAACATATTTACGGAATATGAAGAATAGTAATGGCAGACTTATGCGCTGGTCTCTCGCCTTGCAGGCATATTCCttcataattcaatatatcaaaggTGTTAATAATGTAGGAGCTGATCTTCTTAGTCGATGTCCA